A single region of the Corticium candelabrum chromosome 15, ooCorCand1.1, whole genome shotgun sequence genome encodes:
- the LOC134190492 gene encoding netrin-1-like codes for MRSLPISLVLFSLLLLIVACTDVGLTTQRGAIAKKTTSRNQCPSVCKFRKKRFPDFQNGNRTFVIVALIQKSQRIGTWRVLTIGHLNTYNYMRTGSPIPVETRRIWVHKKANQCTCFRLKKKGKYLMAGYVKQPRNPDGPMLVLNETSAVLRYKDSIDIRIQKLLHKN; via the exons atgAGGTCACTTCCCATCTCTCTTGTCCTCTTTTCACTCTTGTTGCTCATTGTTGCTTGCACCGATGTTGGCCTGACAACGCAGAGAGGAGCAATCGCAAAGAAGACTACTAGCA GAAATCAATGCCCTTCTGTTTGCAAATTCCGCAAGAAACGATTTCCAGACTTCCAAAATGGAAATCGTACATTTG tGATTGTAGCTCTAATACAAAAGTCACAAAGAATCGGTACATGGAGAGTCCTTACAATTGGACATCTGAATACCTACAACTACATGAGAACAGGAAGTCCCATTCCAGTCGAAACAAGAAGGATATGGGTTCACAAGAAAGCCAATCAATGCACTTGCTTTCGTCTGAAAAAAAAGGGTAAATATTTAATGGCAGGATATGTCAAGCAGCCTCGTAACCCAGATGGCCCGATGTTGGTCCTCAACGAGACCTCGGCAGTTTTGCGATACAAAGACTCGATAGACATCCGAATACAAAAACTGCTGCACAAAAATTGA
- the LOC134190998 gene encoding golgin subfamily A member 2-like: MERSQKVAAARRKLKKFQQKSKGETSTGSGDSSPQIGRREDTEPEREKTVDVGVANAKTARMSSSKERLQEMSTEINDMLAESPYVPVNATKSPPANTEHNQTRQLAQALQAQTGLVEDLNQQLQKQANHMGTLHQENIRMRNELQRYREHEQSGIDQTKDLELAGLKEQLKVHVQTIDILVEEKSALQSSCHRHQTLALEKSRECEELMQRLQACHTRVKELEVDTDDLTTHQKKQQQEALTQQKQLSSLQDELNNLISERDEFKQEVQELERRLESHSARCRELEDENSQIKSKLSMSETLVQQLSVGGNSVGELEHALRESRDGNQRLADQLGEVTRLLQTVAAERDHLNHQYTETVEQYEGRVQQLSEQITSLSNDRGALVTHLQQQTALVKELEQKHGDASEEHIPDAIQSELDQLATEKSNLVKQLEARINESEQLRRLTDEQTAEIIQLQATAKRLSEEAVDRTEMMNSMQNDKETISRLLLQHKESKSQLEEMQTGFVKVTNDKMQLASDLQTYKHHNKQLQAKLDEQSTDDVTISEMEGLREEIKQLRDENSYLSQQSLEISRAVSPDHDEVSRQTEKLKQELYASQDTIRQLSAENAGLQNMLLTLHHQTQNESSVVSEISDSSSGSNVDIQNHKTNDDVDHVFDASSQVVEVDAVAVLTARTHELEVERNQMAQELEKQREAFERHLSALRERGNFVNTSNSRDGMVNGEVDVESGDNLNVNDTVLKLEYDQLELNFSQLQDRFVKVMREKAELKDEAQRLEHLVMQLELETDTIGEYISLYHQQRDQLKTKFEQKDELIAALTADKTRIQTQVRELQQLMILLVNEKQDSRIHVPNDSEGNTRMLTPSLVHDGSEASESSLEDEGDVFGEESGHVTSLSPVEFRERQIFDLLQELGRSSRPSGNIYTYDPSVGRVTFFPFTGSCGKEVLVL; the protein is encoded by the exons ATGGAGCGGAGCCAGAAAGTAGCGGCTGCCAGGCGAAAG CTAAAGAAATTCCAGCAAAAGTCGAAGGGCGAGACCTCAACCGGAAGCGGAGATTCATCTCCACAGATTGGAAGACGAGAAGACACCGAACCG GAAAGGGAGAAGACAGTTGATGTTGGTGTTGCTAACGCCAAGACAGCAAG GATGTCATCATCAAAGGAGAGACTTCAAGAAATG TCAACAGAGATCAACGACATGCTGGCTGAG AGTCCATATGTTCCAGTGAATGCTACAAAGTCACCACCGGCTAATACAGAACAT AATCAAACAAGGCAGCTTGCTCAAGCGTTGCAGGCACAAACAGGATTGGTTGAAGATTTAAACCAACAGTTGCAGAAACAG GCCAACCACATGGGTACATTACACCAAGAGAATATAAGAATGCGGAACGAATTGCAGCGATACCGTGAACACGAACAGTCTGGCATTGATCAAACAAAAGACCTCGAATTGGCTGGTTTGAAAGAGCAGCTAAAG GTTCACGTTCAAACTATTGATATTCTGGTGGAAGAGAAGTCTGCACTACAGAGCTCGTGTCATCGACACCAAACGCTCGCTCTAGAAAAGTCAA GAGAATGTGAGGAACTCATGCAGCGGTTACAAGCATGTCACACACGTGTCAAAGAGCTGGAAGTAGACACAGACGATCTGACAACTCACcaaaagaaacaacaacag GAGGCATTGACACAGCAGAAACAGCTGAGCTCTTTACAGGACGAATTGAACAACCTGAT ATCCGAACGTGACGAATTCAAGCAAGAAGTCCAAGAACTAGAACGAAGACTAGAATCACAC TCCGCTCGATGTCGGGAGTTGGAAGATGAGAATTCTCAGATTAAGTCCAAACTGTCGATGTCAGAGACGCTGGTGCAGCAGCTTTCTGTGGGAGGAAATAGTGTGGGCGAACTGGAGCACGCACTGAGAGAGTCTCGTGATGGAAATCAGAGATTGGCTGATCAGTTGGGAGAG gtgACACGGTTGCTGCAGACGGTGGCTGCTGAACGAGACCATCTGAATCATCAGTACACGGAAACGGTGGAGCAGTATGAGGGAAGAGTACAGCAGTTGAGTGAACag ATCACATCATTATCTAATGACAGAGGAGCTTTAGTCACTCATTtgcaacagcaaacagcattaGTAAAAGAGCTAGAACAGAAGCACGGTGATG CATCTGAAGAACACATACCAGACGCTATTCAAAGTGAATTAGACCAACTAGCGACTGAAAAATCTAACTTGGTGAAACAGTTAGAAGCTAGA ATCAACGAGAGTGAACAGTTACGAAG ACTTACTGATGAACAGACTGCTGAGATCATTCAACTACAAGCGACAGCTAAACGTTTGTCAGAAGAGGCGGTTGATCGTACAGAAATGATGAACTCAATGCAAAACGATAAAGAGACGATTAGCAG attACTCTTGCAGCACAAGGAGTCGAAATCACAATTGGAAGAGATGCAGACCGGATTTGTTAAAGTC ACAAACGACAAGATGCAGCTGGCTAGTGATCTCCAGACTTACAAGCATCACAACAAACAGCTGCAGGCTAAGTTAGACGAACAATCAACTGACGATGTGACTATTTCTGAG ATGGAAGGACTGAGAGAAGAGATCAAACAATTACGTGATGAAAATAGTTATCTTAGCCAGCAG TCGTTAGAGATTTCTCGTGCAGTAAGTCCTGATCACGACGAAGTATCTCGgcaaacagaaaaactgaaaCAGGAATTGTATGCCTCACAG GACACGATACGGCAGTTGTCTGCCGAGAACGCTGGTTTGCAGAACATGCTCTTGACTCTTCATCATCAGACACAGAACGAGAGCAGCGTCGTATCAGAAATATCAGACAGTTCATCTGGCAGCAATGTTGACATACAAAATCACAAAACGAACGATGATGTCGACCATGTTTTCGATGCATCTAGTCAGGTGGTTGAG gttgatgctgttgctgtGTTGACAGCTCGAACGCATGAACTTGAAGTAGAACGTAACCAAATGGCTCAGGAGCTTGAGAAACAGAGAGAAGCGTTCGAACGGCACTTGAGTGCTTTGAGAGAAAGAGGAAATTTTGTGAACACGAGTAACAGTCGTGATGGGATGGTTAATGGAGAAGTAGACGTAGAGTCTGGTGATAATTTGAATGTGAATGACACTGTTTTGAAGCTTGAATATGATCAGCTGGAGTTGAACTTCAGTCAACTACAG GATCGTTTTGTCAAAGTGATGAGAGAAAAAGCAGAACTGAAGGACGAAGCACAAAGGCTAGAACATCTTGTGATGCAGCTGGAGCTAGAAACAGACACGATAG GTGAGTACATTTCTTTGTATCATCAACAACGTGACCAGCTGAAGACAAAGTTTGAACAGAAAGACGAGCTGATAGCAGCTCTTACCGCTGACAAGACACGCATCCAG ACTCAAGTGAGAGAATTACAACAACTAATGATATTGCTGGTCAACGAAAAGCAAGACTCTAGGATACATGTACCTAATGATAGTGAAGGTAACACTAGGATGTTGACGCCATCACTTGTTCACGATGGAAGTGAAGCGAGCGAGAGCTCGTTAGAAGACGAGGGAGACGTGTTTGGTGAAGAgagtggtcacgtgacgtcgTTGTCACCCGTTGAGTTTCGAGAACGTCAAATATTTGACTTGTTGCAAGAGCTGGGACGCTCTTCTAGGCCGTCGGGAAATATTTATACGTATGATCCATCGGTGGGACGAGTGACGTTCTTTCCATTTACTGGCAGTTGTGGTAAAGAAGTTCTCGTATTGTAA
- the LOC134190999 gene encoding CCA tRNA nucleotidyltransferase 1, mitochondrial-like, protein MWIRFFRRLLSTMPELRDGKLSTAEFDAILTPELRRLADVLCKRGGHQIRLVGGAVRDLLLGRTPKDIDLATDATPNEMITLFQAQGIRYIETGLQHGTLTVHMNGGRDYEITTLRVDRVTDGRHAQVDFTRDWRVDAERRDLTINAMALGMDGTLYDYFDGRGDLERRRVAFVGDARARISEDYLRILRYFRFYGRIAESDDRHDPDTLAAIEESRDGLRKIAAERIWVEMAQILCGNFAPSLLALMYRLGVADCIGMPPKGNLEEFGIIWKRMRAFRSKPMSLLVSLVVNLDDVYQLVHHWKLSNLERRLGTFIVSHREPNPDGDLLKPYQDLLMRSQPERRIETRENVVELLRYLGRPEMAKEMETWREPGFPVNGGDLKSLGIKPGPIYKTILEELREHWIELDFKPSKEEILQVCRDRFSVSL, encoded by the coding sequence ATGTGGATTCGCTTTTTTCGTCGTTTGCTCTCGACGATGCCCGAGTTGCGCGACGGAAAGCTGTCGACGGCCGAATTCGACGCCATTCTGACACCCGAACTGCGTCGATTGGCGGACGTGTTGTGCAAACGCGGAGGTCACCAAATCCGTCTCGTCGGCGGCGCCGTCCGCGACCTCCTGCTCGGTCGGACGCCGAAGGACATCGATCTGGCGACGGACGCGACGCCCAACGAGATGATAACCCTCTTTCAAGCTCAAGGAATTCGCTATATCGAAACCGGTCTGCAGCACGGCACTCTGACTGTGCACATGAATGGCGGCAGGGACTACGAGATCACTACACTGCGCGTCGACCGCGTCACCGACGGCAGGCATGCGCAGGTCGACTTCACCAGAGACTGGCGCGTGGATGCCGAGCGAAGAGACCTCACAATCAACGCGATGGCGCTCGGTATGGACGGTACACTCTATGACTACTTCGACGGACGTGGAGATCTAGAAAGAAGACGTGTGGCGTTTGTTGGCGACGCTAGAGCGCGGATTAGCGAGGACTACCTACGTATACTTCGATATTTTCGATTCTATGGTCGAATAGCAGAGAGCGACGATCGACACGATCCCGACACTCTGGCTGCTATCGAAGAGTCACGTGATGGGCTTAGAAAAATAGCCGCTGAGAGGATTTGGGTCGAAATGGCTCAGATTTTGTGTGGGAACTTTGCTCCGAGTTTGCTTGCATTGATGTACAGACTCGGAGTAGCTGACTGTATCGGAATGCCTCCCAAAGGAAATCTAGAGGAATTTGGGATTATCTGGAAACGAATGAGAGCCTTCCGGTCTAAGCCCATGTcactacttgttagcctggTTGTAAACCTAGACGACGTATATCAACTGGTTCATCACTGGAAATTGTCTAATCTCGAAAGGAGACTCGGTACTTTCATTGTGTCTCACCGAGAACCAAATCCAGATGGagatttgttgaaaccctatcAGGACTTACTGATGAGATCTCAACCAGAAAGAAGAATAGAAACCAGAGAGAATGTTGTTGAACTGCTTCGTTACCTTGGGAGGCCAGAAATGGCGAAGGAAATGGAGACTTGGCGGGAACCGGGATTTCCTGTCAATGGTGGTGACTTGAAGTCACTAGGAATCAAACCGGGACCGATTTATAAAACGATTCTTGAAGAGCTGAGAGAACACTGGATCGAGTTAGACTTTAAACCTTCCAAGGAGGAAATATTACAAGTGTGTAGGGATCGATTTAGTGTTTCACTCTGA